One Methylophaga marina DNA window includes the following coding sequences:
- a CDS encoding SDR family oxidoreductase: MSSKTIMITGATSGFGEACARLFASHGWQLILTGRRQQRLDDLQQELGGKDKVATCCFDVTDRKAVESAINSLSEPFKKIDVLLNNAGLALGLEPAHETNLDDWEKMVDTNIKGLLYCTRTVLPMMTERQSGYIINIGSVAGNWPYPGGNVYCGTKAFVRQFSLATRADLLGTNVRVTNVEPGNAETEFSRVRFKADEARADKVYEGTRALDAEDIANTVWWLVNTPEHVNVTTIEVMPTHEANGPMAFHRQ; encoded by the coding sequence ATGTCAAGTAAGACGATCATGATTACCGGCGCTACCTCTGGGTTTGGGGAAGCTTGTGCCAGACTATTTGCCAGTCATGGCTGGCAATTAATTCTGACTGGTCGACGTCAGCAACGGTTAGACGATCTTCAGCAGGAGCTGGGTGGTAAAGATAAAGTGGCGACCTGCTGCTTTGATGTGACCGACAGAAAAGCCGTCGAATCTGCGATTAATAGTTTGTCAGAGCCATTTAAAAAAATTGATGTGTTATTAAATAATGCGGGTTTGGCACTAGGTTTAGAACCTGCCCACGAAACCAATTTAGATGATTGGGAAAAAATGGTGGATACCAACATCAAAGGTTTACTTTACTGTACCCGCACAGTTTTACCGATGATGACGGAGCGTCAATCAGGTTACATCATCAATATCGGCTCAGTAGCAGGGAATTGGCCTTATCCTGGGGGGAATGTTTACTGTGGTACTAAAGCCTTTGTCAGACAATTCTCATTGGCGACACGGGCTGATTTATTAGGCACGAATGTGCGAGTGACGAATGTGGAACCGGGCAATGCCGAAACGGAGTTTTCTAGAGTGCGTTTTAAAGCGGACGAAGCTCGTGCAGATAAAGTCTATGAAGGCACCCGCGCCTTAGATGCTGAAGATATTGCTAACACGGTATGGTGGCTGGTGAATACGCCAGAGCATGTTAATGTGACGACGATTGAAGTTATGCCGACACATGAAGCGAATGGTCCAATGGCATTTCATCGCCAATAA
- the fabB gene encoding beta-ketoacyl-ACP synthase I, translated as MKRVVVTGLGITSCLGLDAQTVTESLRHGRSGIRFKQEYADMGFRSHVAGTIDIDFKEYIDRKTLRFMGDAAAYAYIAMEQAIADAGLSEEQVSNIRTGLIMGSGGASSSNQVEAADILREKGLKRIGPYRVTQVMGSTTSACLATPFKIKGVNYSMSSACATSAHCIGTAMEQIQLGKQDIVFAGGGEEEHWSMSSLFDAMGALSTKYNDTPEKASRAYDADRDGFVIAGGGGVLVLEEYEHAKARGAKIYAELTGYGATSDGYDMVAPSGEGAMRCMQLAMSTSRGKVQYINAHGTSTPVGDLAELGAIKKTFGADMPAVGSTKSLSGHSLGAAGVQEAIYSLLMLENDFLAASANIETLDPEAEGMPILRERVDNAGLTTVMSNSFGFGGTNACLVFEKLDD; from the coding sequence ATGAAACGTGTTGTCGTTACAGGGTTAGGTATCACTTCTTGCTTAGGACTTGATGCCCAAACAGTGACAGAGTCTCTTCGCCATGGCCGCTCAGGTATTCGCTTCAAACAAGAATATGCGGATATGGGCTTTCGTAGCCATGTTGCGGGTACCATCGATATTGATTTTAAAGAATATATAGACCGTAAAACATTACGTTTCATGGGCGATGCTGCAGCTTATGCCTACATCGCCATGGAGCAAGCGATCGCCGATGCGGGGTTAAGCGAGGAGCAGGTGTCGAATATCCGAACTGGTCTTATTATGGGATCCGGTGGTGCTTCCTCTTCGAATCAAGTTGAAGCAGCCGACATCCTGCGTGAAAAAGGTTTAAAACGTATTGGGCCTTATCGCGTTACCCAAGTGATGGGTAGTACAACCTCAGCTTGTCTTGCCACGCCTTTCAAAATTAAAGGGGTCAATTACTCTATGTCATCCGCTTGTGCGACCAGTGCACACTGTATCGGTACGGCTATGGAGCAAATTCAACTAGGCAAACAAGATATTGTCTTTGCTGGTGGTGGGGAAGAAGAACATTGGTCAATGAGCTCTTTATTTGATGCAATGGGCGCTTTATCCACCAAATATAATGATACGCCAGAAAAAGCATCGCGTGCCTACGATGCTGACCGTGATGGTTTTGTTATCGCTGGTGGCGGTGGTGTACTCGTACTCGAAGAATACGAACATGCCAAAGCACGTGGTGCCAAAATCTATGCTGAACTGACCGGTTACGGTGCTACATCAGATGGTTATGATATGGTGGCCCCATCAGGTGAAGGCGCGATGCGTTGTATGCAGCTGGCGATGTCTACGAGTCGCGGCAAAGTGCAATACATCAATGCACATGGTACCAGTACGCCTGTAGGTGATTTAGCCGAGCTAGGCGCTATTAAAAAGACATTTGGCGCGGATATGCCTGCCGTTGGCTCAACAAAATCATTATCAGGTCATTCTTTAGGTGCTGCCGGTGTTCAGGAAGCCATCTATAGTCTGTTGATGCTAGAAAATGATTTTCTTGCTGCATCAGCCAATATTGAAACATTAGATCCCGAAGCGGAAGGCATGCCTATTCTTCGGGAACGCGTGGATAACGCTGGACTGACGACAGTAATGTCGAACAGTTTTGGCTTTGGTGGAACCAATGCCTGTCTGGTGTTCGAGAAACTGGATGATTAA
- a CDS encoding alpha/beta fold hydrolase, which produces MKLHYQESGEGTPLIIIHGLFGSADNWRSMAKYFSRFYRVISVDLRNHGRSPHSDEQNFTVMAEDIKELCEAMELGQVSILGHSLGGKVAMMFAGMYPEQVSKLIVVDIAPRQYFSAHTPLMDAMMALDLSQFARRGEIDDALAQSIPDKAVRQFLLMNLSSEDEAFQWRINLPALKANYPELMAAVCEDITFTMPSLFVYGELSDYVTEQDRQQISSQFVHAEFNGIEKAGHWVQAERPQQFKKVVEEFLQND; this is translated from the coding sequence ATGAAATTGCATTATCAAGAAAGTGGTGAAGGTACGCCTTTAATTATTATCCACGGCTTATTTGGCTCTGCGGATAACTGGCGCAGTATGGCAAAGTATTTTTCACGTTTTTATCGGGTTATTAGCGTTGATTTACGCAATCATGGTCGTTCCCCACACAGCGATGAGCAGAATTTCACTGTCATGGCTGAAGATATCAAAGAGTTGTGTGAGGCCATGGAGTTAGGGCAAGTATCTATTCTTGGTCACTCTCTTGGTGGCAAAGTAGCGATGATGTTTGCGGGCATGTATCCAGAGCAAGTATCTAAATTAATTGTGGTAGATATAGCGCCACGTCAATACTTCAGTGCGCATACACCACTGATGGATGCCATGATGGCGCTCGATTTGTCTCAGTTTGCCCGCCGAGGTGAAATCGATGATGCATTGGCTCAATCTATTCCTGATAAGGCTGTTCGTCAGTTTCTACTGATGAATTTAAGTTCTGAAGACGAGGCTTTTCAATGGCGGATTAATCTGCCTGCGTTAAAAGCGAACTATCCAGAGTTAATGGCTGCCGTGTGTGAGGACATAACATTCACCATGCCAAGCCTATTTGTTTATGGTGAATTATCAGACTATGTCACTGAGCAGGATCGGCAACAGATTTCTTCACAGTTTGTTCATGCAGAATTTAATGGCATAGAAAAGGCAGGTCATTGGGTTCAGGCTGAACGACCACAACAGTTTAAAAAGGTGGTAGAGGAGTTCTTGCAGAATGATTGA
- a CDS encoding nucleotide pyrophosphohydrolase, protein MIEPELFKQLIEFRRERDWEQFHNPKDIAISLSIEASELLEWFQWKSAEEVQQRLASDKREDLEDEIADVAVYLAYLCHDLDIDLNQVIKSKMQKNAAKYPRDKVKGRNDKYDEYS, encoded by the coding sequence ATGATTGAGCCGGAATTATTTAAGCAGCTTATTGAGTTTCGCCGTGAAAGAGATTGGGAGCAGTTTCATAATCCCAAAGATATCGCCATCTCATTATCTATTGAAGCCTCTGAGTTACTGGAATGGTTTCAATGGAAGAGTGCTGAAGAAGTTCAACAACGATTAGCCTCCGATAAACGTGAAGATTTAGAGGACGAAATAGCCGATGTTGCTGTTTATCTCGCTTATCTTTGTCATGACTTAGACATCGACTTGAATCAAGTCATTAAAAGCAAAATGCAAAAAAATGCAGCTAAATACCCACGAGATAAAGTCAAAGGTCGTAATGACAAATATGATGAATATTCATAA
- the purU gene encoding formyltetrahydrofolate deformylase, which translates to MSAIVFLIQCKDQKGLVAGITSFFAERQFNILHCQQYTDTEVGQYFMRIKLEDDGHFNHQKLEAEFSQFASTIDLNWSVRYSEEPYRVALLVTRASHCPYDLLLRELEGELKCDIPLIIGNHRDLEDMARQFDKPFYHLPITAETKQAQEAEIKRLLAEFDIDLIVMARYMQILSEDFVTEFSGRIINIHHGFLPAFQGAKPYHQAYERGVKIIGATAHYATAELDEGPIIAQDIQHVQHDNSPQDLVMMGKDIERIVLARAVKAHIEHRIIINGRRTIVFSEGA; encoded by the coding sequence ATGAGCGCCATTGTTTTCCTTATTCAGTGTAAAGACCAAAAAGGTTTAGTCGCTGGTATCACCAGCTTTTTTGCCGAAAGACAATTTAATATTTTGCACTGCCAGCAATATACAGATACTGAAGTTGGCCAGTATTTCATGCGAATTAAGCTGGAAGATGATGGTCATTTTAATCATCAAAAACTGGAAGCCGAGTTCAGCCAGTTTGCAAGCACTATCGACTTAAACTGGTCCGTTCGCTACAGCGAAGAGCCTTATCGAGTCGCTTTACTGGTGACAAGAGCTTCTCACTGCCCATACGATTTGTTACTCAGAGAATTAGAAGGTGAGCTGAAATGTGATATCCCTCTAATCATTGGTAATCATCGTGATTTAGAGGATATGGCGCGCCAGTTTGATAAACCGTTCTATCATTTACCGATAACGGCTGAAACCAAACAAGCACAAGAAGCTGAGATAAAACGTTTGCTGGCAGAGTTTGATATTGATTTGATTGTCATGGCGCGCTACATGCAAATTTTATCAGAGGATTTTGTCACCGAGTTTTCTGGTCGGATTATTAATATTCACCACGGGTTCTTGCCAGCCTTCCAAGGGGCGAAGCCGTATCATCAGGCTTATGAGCGTGGCGTTAAAATTATTGGTGCTACAGCTCACTATGCGACAGCTGAGTTAGATGAGGGACCGATTATTGCCCAAGATATACAACATGTTCAGCATGATAACAGTCCGCAAGATTTGGTAATGATGGGAAAAGATATTGAACGTATTGTGCTGGCGAGAGCCGTGAAAGCACATATTGAGCACCGCATTATTATCAATGGTCGACGTACCATTGTGTTTTCAGAAGGTGCCTGA
- a CDS encoding metal ABC transporter permease has protein sequence MNLINLDWSLILPALVAGMLVLTTHVPLGQEVLKRGIIFIDLAIAQMAALGVMAATIFIGDMHGPWLQISAAGSALTASVLVLWLEKRYPHIVEALIGLLFILAASGGILLVSHAPHSDELLHDLLVGQILWVTSSQLIWVALLYAALLIVWFTMRAQRSWLFYIIFSFTVTASVQLVGVYLVFASLILPALASRGFEKPHHKLLLGYGIGFLGYSFGLILALLFDVPMGAMTVWTLFVLVVISRFVVKWLNRH, from the coding sequence ATGAACCTGATCAATCTTGATTGGTCGCTAATATTGCCTGCCCTCGTGGCAGGCATGTTAGTTCTGACAACACATGTGCCGTTGGGGCAAGAAGTACTGAAGCGTGGCATTATCTTCATCGATCTTGCTATTGCCCAAATGGCCGCACTGGGAGTAATGGCCGCCACCATTTTTATCGGCGATATGCACGGGCCCTGGTTACAAATCAGTGCTGCAGGTAGCGCTCTCACCGCCTCTGTTTTGGTGCTGTGGTTAGAGAAACGGTATCCTCATATTGTAGAAGCCTTGATCGGCTTATTATTTATTCTGGCGGCCAGTGGTGGAATATTACTGGTTAGTCATGCACCCCATAGTGATGAGTTACTTCACGATCTATTAGTGGGACAGATTTTATGGGTGACATCGTCTCAATTGATATGGGTTGCTCTGCTTTATGCTGCCTTGTTAATTGTCTGGTTCACCATGCGAGCACAGCGTAGCTGGCTTTTTTATATTATCTTTTCATTCACCGTCACGGCCTCTGTGCAATTAGTCGGGGTATATCTGGTCTTTGCCAGTTTAATTTTGCCAGCCCTTGCCAGCCGCGGTTTTGAGAAACCCCATCATAAGCTCTTGCTTGGTTATGGTATTGGCTTTTTGGGCTATTCCTTTGGTCTGATATTGGCATTATTGTTTGATGTACCAATGGGAGCGATGACCGTCTGGACCTTATTCGTACTCGTGGTAATAAGTCGCTTTGTTGTGAAGTGGCTAAATAGGCACTAA
- a CDS encoding DUF4870 family protein: protein MTESTQASQNTVKLVYLLFIANILIQFLGFVAVVIAYINKDDAAAWLQSHYQFQIRTFWIGFLYLFIGVLFAFFLVGYMVLLFWVVWVVVRCVKGMKYLDQQQPHPNPTSWLFG, encoded by the coding sequence ATGACCGAATCAACACAAGCCAGTCAGAACACAGTTAAACTGGTGTACTTATTATTTATCGCTAATATTCTTATTCAGTTTTTAGGCTTTGTTGCAGTCGTGATTGCCTATATTAATAAAGACGATGCTGCGGCATGGTTACAGTCACACTATCAGTTTCAGATTCGAACATTCTGGATAGGGTTTCTATATTTGTTTATCGGCGTGCTCTTCGCGTTCTTTTTAGTCGGCTATATGGTCTTACTGTTCTGGGTTGTCTGGGTCGTGGTGCGTTGCGTGAAAGGTATGAAATATCTGGATCAACAGCAGCCGCATCCTAATCCAACCAGCTGGCTTTTTGGCTGA
- a CDS encoding metal ABC transporter substrate-binding protein gives MKAFIFTFLFVMSSPVWAQLSVFACEPEWASLTKELGGDDVSVFSATRGLQDPHYIQARPSLIAKARQTDLLVCTGAELETGWLPLLQRKAGNPNIQRGAEGYFMASDYIRLLDKPVMVDRSQGDVHASGNPHIQTSPENIINVAKALTQRLKKRDPENANNYEQRWQDFEQRWQAAMNQWQQKAAPLKGVPIAVQHKNWIYLVNWLGLNEVAVLEAKPAVPPTVNQLQSVVEKLKQTPAKMVIVAAYQSSRATDWLVDKTGITKVVLPFTVGGNEQSTNLFELYDNTIDLLLDGAK, from the coding sequence ATGAAAGCGTTTATTTTTACTTTTTTATTTGTAATGAGCTCGCCAGTATGGGCGCAACTTTCAGTGTTTGCCTGTGAGCCGGAATGGGCCTCTTTAACTAAAGAGTTAGGTGGTGACGATGTGTCTGTTTTCAGTGCAACCAGAGGTTTACAGGATCCGCACTATATTCAGGCACGTCCAAGTTTGATTGCTAAAGCACGCCAGACTGATTTATTGGTATGTACAGGCGCTGAGTTAGAAACAGGCTGGTTGCCATTACTACAACGCAAAGCGGGTAATCCTAATATCCAAAGAGGTGCTGAAGGTTACTTTATGGCTTCTGATTATATTCGTTTACTGGATAAACCCGTCATGGTTGATCGTAGCCAAGGTGATGTTCACGCATCTGGTAATCCGCATATTCAGACAAGTCCTGAGAACATCATCAACGTTGCTAAAGCGTTGACTCAACGTCTCAAGAAACGTGATCCTGAAAATGCTAATAACTATGAACAGCGCTGGCAAGATTTTGAACAACGCTGGCAAGCGGCAATGAACCAGTGGCAGCAAAAAGCAGCTCCCCTCAAAGGTGTGCCTATTGCTGTTCAACATAAAAACTGGATTTATCTAGTGAACTGGTTAGGGTTAAATGAAGTAGCTGTATTGGAAGCTAAACCTGCTGTACCACCGACTGTAAATCAGTTGCAGTCAGTAGTTGAAAAGCTGAAGCAAACACCAGCAAAAATGGTGATTGTCGCAGCCTATCAATCATCAAGAGCGACCGACTGGTTAGTAGATAAAACCGGTATCACGAAAGTGGTACTGCCTTTCACTGTTGGCGGTAATGAACAAAGTACAAATTTATTTGAACTGTACGACAACACCATCGATTTACTTCTAGATGGTGCTAAATGA